Proteins encoded within one genomic window of Rubritalea squalenifaciens DSM 18772:
- a CDS encoding efflux transporter outer membrane subunit: MSSCTMVGPDYHSPNTVTPDKWHQSLPGATSSNRAEIQAWWRNYNDSKLNRLIGLAEGKNLTLAQAKERIEQARAARTVARSGLFPFVDGTGGYTRSRTTENGSSSFGGVSSDTYSLGFDTGWEIDFWGRNRRLVEAAAANEAASVEFMRDALVSLYAEVAVTYLEIRTVEERIQITRRNLGTQKDSVKLAQERLDAGLVPEQDVTQAQANQANTEATIPQLRQQRAAALSRLAVLLGMYPGEVDRLIGTSAKIPMPAKSVTRGLPADLLRARPDLRAAERSLAAATANIGVQKAELYPQFTLGGTFALQAASSRDVLESGSRNYGFGPGFRWQLFSAGRVKSLVKIEESRTREAYHAYENAVLTAVSEVESSMAELSEERNRLAALDRALEAAKKSNDLIKRNYKNGLVPFQNVLDAERVVLQTEDNRAFSRGKIAAAYARLYKALGGGARVQSK; the protein is encoded by the coding sequence GTGAGTAGCTGCACGATGGTAGGACCGGATTATCACTCGCCTAACACGGTGACACCGGACAAGTGGCACCAGAGTTTGCCGGGAGCGACGAGTTCTAACCGGGCTGAGATTCAGGCTTGGTGGCGCAATTACAACGATTCCAAACTGAACCGCTTGATAGGCTTAGCAGAAGGGAAGAACCTGACTCTGGCACAGGCTAAGGAAAGGATAGAGCAGGCTAGAGCGGCGCGCACAGTGGCACGCAGCGGACTATTTCCCTTCGTTGATGGTACAGGTGGCTACACCCGCAGCCGAACGACTGAGAATGGAAGCTCATCCTTTGGAGGCGTAAGTTCGGATACCTACTCGCTGGGCTTTGATACGGGGTGGGAGATTGATTTCTGGGGGAGAAACAGACGATTGGTGGAAGCGGCTGCTGCGAATGAGGCGGCTTCAGTGGAATTCATGAGAGATGCTTTGGTTTCGCTCTACGCAGAAGTCGCGGTGACTTACCTCGAGATTCGTACGGTGGAGGAACGTATCCAGATCACGCGGAGGAATTTAGGAACTCAGAAAGATTCCGTGAAGCTGGCCCAGGAGAGACTGGATGCCGGTTTGGTGCCGGAGCAGGATGTTACTCAGGCGCAGGCGAATCAGGCCAATACAGAGGCGACCATACCTCAGCTCAGGCAGCAAAGAGCGGCAGCACTCAGTCGCTTGGCGGTCTTGCTGGGAATGTACCCGGGTGAGGTAGACCGCTTGATAGGCACCAGTGCCAAGATCCCGATGCCCGCCAAATCCGTGACGAGAGGTTTGCCAGCGGATCTCTTGAGAGCCAGGCCCGACCTGCGTGCTGCCGAGCGAAGCCTGGCTGCCGCGACAGCTAACATCGGGGTGCAGAAGGCTGAGCTTTATCCTCAATTCACCTTGGGGGGCACCTTTGCCTTGCAGGCGGCGAGCTCCAGAGACGTGCTGGAATCAGGGTCTCGCAACTATGGCTTTGGTCCAGGCTTCCGCTGGCAGCTGTTCTCCGCTGGTCGGGTGAAGAGCTTGGTAAAGATTGAAGAATCGCGAACCCGGGAAGCCTATCACGCTTATGAGAATGCGGTGCTAACCGCGGTTTCCGAAGTGGAGAGTTCGATGGCTGAACTATCGGAAGAGCGCAATCGTCTGGCTGCTCTCGACCGCGCCCTGGAGGCTGCAAAGAAGAGTAATGATTTGATCAAGCGCAACTACAAGAACGGCTTGGTACCTTTCCAGAATGTTCTCGATGCTGAACGCGTGGTTCTCCAGACAGAGGATAACCGAGCATTCAGCCGAGGAAAAATCGCAGCGGCCTACGCCCGGCTATACAAAGCCCTAGGTGGAGGCGCTCGTGTCCAATCCAAATAA
- a CDS encoding efflux RND transporter periplasmic adaptor subunit: MSHFSKTLPLSLLLAVSCLNSCKKEAPPQAPPPSPVTVANPDLREAIVYAEFPATIDADKTIEIRARVRGVMEKQYFTDGQLVKKDEQLFLIEPEPYQQAVDAAEADLSRAKAAQELAQKRYDRLAQALKQNAVSQIETEIAAAELSQAAAGVKQAEAKLENAKLDLSYTKVISPISGRTSRASVSEGNLVGFAEPTLLTTVVDDTRVYVYFEVPERQMIRYFHARSDEDAAKRLKELKIRLKLADGSIYEKTGSIDFVDNQIDPSTRTNKVRAIFPNPKGLLASGLYGLVGVPISPDPDKPKEPKALVVPTESILRDIAGSFVWVVGEGNKVERRGVEPGKILPLDQTEGKKMSVILKGLDASDKVIVAGLQRAREGAVVAPQEAPKPAMEESKEGE; this comes from the coding sequence ATGAGTCACTTCAGCAAAACTCTCCCCCTCAGTCTGCTGTTAGCTGTTAGCTGTCTAAATTCCTGTAAAAAGGAAGCTCCACCACAAGCTCCACCACCTTCTCCAGTGACCGTGGCTAATCCTGATTTGCGGGAGGCGATCGTCTATGCAGAGTTCCCGGCGACCATCGATGCAGACAAGACCATCGAGATCCGCGCTCGCGTTCGTGGAGTCATGGAGAAGCAGTACTTTACCGATGGTCAATTGGTGAAAAAAGATGAACAGTTGTTCCTGATAGAGCCGGAGCCCTATCAGCAGGCGGTAGATGCCGCTGAGGCTGACCTGAGCAGGGCGAAAGCCGCTCAGGAGCTTGCCCAGAAACGCTATGATCGACTGGCTCAAGCCCTGAAGCAAAATGCGGTCTCTCAAATTGAGACGGAGATCGCTGCTGCCGAGTTGTCCCAAGCAGCAGCTGGAGTGAAGCAAGCCGAGGCCAAGCTGGAGAATGCCAAGCTGGACCTCAGCTACACCAAAGTGATTTCCCCGATATCTGGGCGTACTTCCAGAGCGTCTGTGAGTGAGGGGAACTTAGTTGGTTTTGCTGAACCCACACTATTGACCACGGTGGTGGATGATACGAGGGTCTATGTGTACTTTGAAGTACCGGAGCGCCAGATGATTCGCTATTTCCATGCGCGTTCTGATGAAGATGCTGCCAAGCGATTGAAAGAGCTGAAGATCAGATTGAAGCTGGCTGATGGATCGATCTACGAGAAGACGGGATCGATCGACTTTGTGGATAACCAGATTGATCCTTCCACGAGGACGAACAAGGTGCGGGCAATATTTCCCAATCCCAAAGGCTTGTTAGCTTCAGGCTTGTACGGTCTGGTGGGGGTGCCGATTTCTCCTGATCCGGATAAGCCCAAGGAACCCAAGGCTCTGGTGGTTCCGACGGAATCAATCCTGAGAGATATTGCTGGTTCTTTTGTCTGGGTAGTCGGTGAAGGAAATAAGGTGGAACGACGAGGGGTGGAGCCAGGGAAGATCTTACCACTGGATCAAACCGAAGGGAAAAAGATGAGTGTCATCCTCAAAGGGCTCGATGCATCGGATAAGGTGATTGTTGCCGGTCTGCAGCGAGCCAGAGAGGGGGCGGTAGTCGCGCCGCAAGAGGCGCCCAAGCCTGCTATGGAAGAATCTAAGGAGGGTGAGTGA